A genomic stretch from Pectinophora gossypiella chromosome 13, ilPecGoss1.1, whole genome shotgun sequence includes:
- the LOC126371926 gene encoding gustatory and odorant receptor 22-like — MIPDHLFDEGINHNSYLQNDMKHVQMNKTVHNKTQRDYEQEQRDLLCSQDGDTCEIHDQFYRDHKLLLVLFRALAVMPITRSGPGTVTFSWRSGATIYAICFYIVMTIVVLAVGYERVMILSSIRKFDDYIYAILFVVFLIPHFWIPFVGWGVAPLVAIYKTNWAKFQVRYYRVTGENLQFPGLKVSIIIVSVGCLFLAVGFLLSLCALLDGFLLRHTTAYYHIIIMINMNCALWYINCKGVKFASQSLSDCFRRDVNMECTAKLIARYRYLWLNLSEQLQLLGNAYARTYSTYCLFMFVNITIAIYGALSEIVDHGFGFSFKEMGLFVDAAYCSVLLFVFIDCSHNTTLKVAAGVQDTLLSIDVLSVDRPTQKEIDLFIQAIEMNPAVVSLKGYAHVNRELLTSAISMITIYLLVLLQFKISLPKEAPALVDT; from the exons ATGATCCCAGACCACCTTTTCGACGAAGGAATAAACCATAATTCGTATCTGCAAAATGATATGAAACATGTTCAAATGAACAAAACTGTTCACAACAAGACGCAGAGAGACTAC GAGCAAGAGCAACGCGACCTGCTGTGCTCGCAAGATGGCGACACGTGTGAGATCCACGACCAGTTCTACCGCGACCACAAACTGCTGCTGGTGCTGTTCCGCGCGCTGGCGGTCATGCCTATCACGAGGTCGGGCCCAG GCACCGTCACATTTAGTTGGCGATCAGGCGCCACCATCTACGCCATCTGCTTCTACATAGTGATGACCATTGTAGTGCTGGCAGTCGGCTATGAGCGTGTGATGATCCTCAGTTCTATTCGCAAGTTTGACGACTATATTTATGCCATTCTCTTCGTCGTATTCCTAATACCACATTTCTGGATCCCCTTCGTGGGATGGGGCGTCGCGCCTCTAGTTGCTATCTACAAAACGAATTGGGCGAAGTTTCAA GTCAGATACTACCGAGTCACTGGCGAAAACCTTCAGTTTCCCGGACTTAAAGTGTCGATCATTATCGTCAGTGTGGGCTGTCTGTTTCTCGCTGTTGGCTTCCTTCTAAGCCTGTGTGCCTTACTCGACGGGTTCCTGCTCCGTCATACCACCGCATATTACCATATCATAATCATGATCAATATGAACTGCGCTCTATGGTACATCAACTGTAAAGGCGTGAAGTTCGCGTCGCAAAGCCTCTCGGATTGCTTCCGCAGG GATGTAAATATGGAATGTACCGCGAAACTGATAGCCCGTTACCGCTATCTGTGGCTAAACCTCTCGGAACAACTACAGCTATTGGGCAATGCTTACGCCAGAACCTATTCTACCTACTGCCTCTTCAT GTTCGTAAATATAACGATAGCGATATACGGCGCGCTGTCAGAGATTGTTGATCACGGATTTGGATTCAGCTTCAAGGAGATGGGACTATTCGTGGACGCGGCCTATTGCTCTGTTCTGCTCTTCGTATTTATCGACTGTTCCCACAATACTACTCTTAAA GTGGCAGCTGGCGTGCAGGATACGTTGTTATCTATTGATGTGTTGTCCGTGGACAGGCCGACGCAGAAAGAG ATCGATCTGTTCATCCAAGCCATTGAGATGAACCCAGCTGTGGTCAGTCTGAAGGGATATGCTCACGTTAACAGGGAGCTGCTTACATCG GCGATAAGTATGATCACCATTTATCTGCTCGTACTCCTACAGTTCAAGATTTCTCTTCCGAAAGAGGCCCCGGCCCTCGTGGACACCTGA
- the LOC126371931 gene encoding charged multivesicular body protein 2b-B: protein MNFFKKAPTVKEQQRQNDRELRKAGRDLDRDKANLEREEKKLEMEIKKMAKEGNNEGCKILAKQLVQLRKQKTRIYAANSKIASVQIHNKAMGANIAIAGAMGTTAKTMGNINKVMNPHQIAKDMEAFKQANAKMDMTDEMISDTLDDIMDESGDEQESEGIVNQVLDEIGIEISGKMADAPSVARNKLGESTNDADRELMAQLAKLKS from the exons ATGAATTTCTTCAAGAAAGCACCTACAGTAAAAG aACAACAGAGACAGAATGACAGAGAACTACGCAAAGCAGGAAGAGACTTGGACAGAGATAAAGCAAATTTAGAAAGAGAAGAAAAGAAATTG GAAATGGAAATAAAAAAGATGGCAAAAGAAGGAAACAATGAAGGTTGTAAAATATTGGCAAAACAATTAGTGCAACTGAGGAAGCAAAAGACAAGGATATACGCAGCTAATAGCAAG ATAGCAAGTGTACAAATCCACAACAAAGCAATGGGTGCGAACATAGCGATAGCCGGAGCAATGGGCACAACTGCTAAAACAATGGGCAACATCAACAAAGTCATGAACCCACACCAGATCGCCAAAGACATGGAGGCATTCAAACAGGCCAACGCTAAGATGGACATGACTGATGAAATGA TTTCAGATACGCTGGACGATATTATGGATGAGTCCGGTGACGAACAGGAATCTGAAGGAATTGTCAACCAGGTCCTGGATGAGATTGGCATTGAAATCAGTGGCAAG ATGGCGGACGCCCCGTCAGTGGCACGCAACAAGCTGGGCGAGTCCACCAACGACGCAGACAGGGAGCTCATGGCACAACTCGCCAAACTTAAGTCGTAA